One genomic region from Candidatus Limnocylindrales bacterium encodes:
- a CDS encoding FHA domain-containing protein: protein MSEPRELPDILDVFIAGGGPAGTAAAFRATELGLSCLIVEYDDAMSRIRDYPKEKHIYPEYGDDESPFPAGGELMASLQFAEVDKDDLVADWKAKFKTVNLPLKVGSEFLSLAAGSDGVFEIKTWNHRIQEEVVYRARSAILALGAGRPRRFQIPGNLDGMAFRLDDAKDYASGPTLVIGGGTSAAEAVIAISNAKIAAGDTSNVYWSYRKSQMPRVEKSLSGAFFDAYVVNANVRYLPFSEPILVLTAPDRNEYLSVRIDRKVIEGRPTESLHMEFPKNRVVACIGGDVPHQTLQKFGVKVPTIDGEPYIVVTPDGECSVPGVFLVGDLKGTPEYYQCTDFADTAGYKKRRDKRNIKMAMRDAVRAVEVIATRRGKLEQPAAPAKTKKGSDATVVFKPEARDEAPVAIEDRLVSLLPDGSPEGTFSLKGETTRIGRKTDGVAFDDPQIADHHATVTRKDGKLELSDTGNGSGVWLRVRNEGHTLAAEDQVWLGTQIIRVMRQGAGWGLEHYNGRGEYQRTHELTDRGMVVGRAADVTLDANDRALSRGHARFSLASGAVVVSDIGSTNGTFVKLSRPTVLANGDEFRVGKHRLRFESVATEEPIAPGALVLEIPAARPSVPPPPAAAAAPAAAASGAAPAAPAAAAAPAAAQGPSVSFEDAKHPISFPVADNRDVLHSFFDYLKAKYPDTDLKRCGLDKSKKCPDDHYKEPLDWSCEVGTCGYCAVQIVDGADQVAESSNPELEKSTLQNVRHVSPDLGKYRLACLTRVKGAATLKVVPKS from the coding sequence GTGTCCGAGCCGCGCGAGCTTCCCGATATCCTCGACGTGTTCATCGCCGGCGGCGGCCCGGCAGGTACCGCGGCCGCGTTTCGCGCGACCGAGCTCGGGCTGTCGTGCCTGATCGTCGAATACGACGACGCGATGTCGCGCATCCGCGACTATCCGAAGGAAAAGCACATTTATCCGGAGTACGGCGACGACGAGAGCCCGTTTCCCGCCGGCGGCGAGCTCATGGCTTCGCTTCAGTTCGCGGAGGTCGACAAGGACGACCTCGTGGCGGACTGGAAGGCGAAGTTCAAGACCGTCAACCTTCCGCTCAAGGTCGGCAGCGAGTTCCTCAGCCTTGCTGCGGGAAGCGACGGTGTGTTCGAGATCAAAACCTGGAATCACCGGATTCAGGAAGAAGTCGTTTACCGCGCGCGCAGTGCGATCCTGGCGCTCGGCGCGGGCCGGCCGCGACGGTTCCAGATCCCGGGCAATCTCGATGGCATGGCGTTCCGTCTCGACGATGCCAAGGACTACGCGAGCGGGCCGACGCTCGTCATCGGCGGGGGAACGTCGGCGGCCGAGGCAGTCATCGCAATCTCCAATGCAAAGATCGCGGCGGGCGATACGTCGAACGTGTACTGGTCGTATCGCAAGAGCCAGATGCCGCGCGTCGAGAAGAGCCTGAGCGGCGCGTTCTTCGATGCGTACGTTGTCAACGCGAACGTTCGCTACCTGCCGTTCTCCGAGCCGATCCTGGTGCTGACCGCGCCGGACCGCAACGAATACCTGTCGGTGCGCATCGACCGCAAGGTCATCGAAGGCCGCCCGACCGAATCGCTGCACATGGAATTCCCGAAGAACCGCGTCGTGGCGTGCATCGGCGGCGACGTTCCGCACCAGACGCTGCAGAAGTTCGGCGTCAAGGTTCCGACCATCGACGGCGAGCCGTACATCGTGGTGACGCCCGACGGCGAATGCTCGGTACCGGGCGTGTTCCTCGTCGGCGATCTCAAAGGAACGCCCGAGTATTACCAGTGCACCGACTTCGCCGACACGGCCGGATACAAGAAGCGGCGCGACAAGCGCAACATCAAGATGGCGATGCGCGACGCCGTGCGCGCGGTCGAAGTCATCGCAACGCGGCGCGGAAAGCTCGAGCAGCCCGCGGCTCCGGCGAAGACGAAGAAAGGCTCGGACGCCACCGTCGTCTTCAAACCCGAAGCGCGTGACGAAGCGCCGGTCGCGATCGAGGATCGCCTCGTCAGCCTGCTGCCCGACGGTTCGCCGGAAGGAACGTTCTCACTCAAGGGCGAGACGACCCGCATCGGCCGCAAGACCGACGGCGTCGCGTTCGACGATCCGCAGATTGCAGACCACCACGCCACGGTCACGCGCAAGGACGGCAAGCTCGAGCTCAGCGATACCGGAAACGGATCCGGTGTCTGGCTGCGCGTGCGCAACGAAGGGCACACGCTCGCTGCCGAAGACCAGGTCTGGCTCGGCACGCAGATCATTCGCGTGATGCGCCAGGGCGCCGGCTGGGGACTCGAGCATTACAACGGACGCGGCGAGTACCAGCGCACGCACGAGCTGACCGACAGGGGAATGGTCGTCGGGCGAGCGGCCGACGTGACGCTCGATGCGAATGACCGCGCACTGTCGCGCGGGCACGCACGCTTCAGCCTTGCGTCCGGTGCGGTCGTCGTCAGCGACATCGGAAGCACCAACGGAACGTTCGTCAAGCTGAGCCGCCCGACGGTTCTCGCCAACGGCGACGAATTCCGCGTCGGCAAGCATCGCCTGCGCTTCGAATCGGTCGCGACCGAAGAGCCGATCGCGCCCGGCGCGCTCGTTCTCGAAATTCCGGCCGCAAGGCCGAGCGTTCCGCCGCCGCCTGCTGCCGCAGCTGCACCCGCTGCCGCGGCATCGGGAGCAGCACCAGCGGCGCCGGCCGCTGCCGCAGCACCGGCCGCGGCGCAAGGCCCGAGCGTCAGCTTCGAGGATGCGAAACATCCGATTTCGTTTCCGGTCGCCGACAACCGCGACGTGCTGCATTCGTTCTTCGATTACCTGAAGGCGAAGTACCCGGACACCGACCTCAAGCGCTGCGGCCTCGACAAGTCGAAGAAATGTCCGGACGACCACTACAAGGAACCGCTCGACTGGAGCTGTGAGGTCGGAACGTGCGGCTACTGCGCGGTGCAGATCGTCGACGGCGCCGACCAGGTCGCCGAGTCGAGCAATCCCGAGCTGGAGAAATCGACGTTGCAGAACGTGCGCCACGTGTCGCCCGACCTCGGCAAATACAGGTTGGCCTGCCTGACGCGCGTCAAGGGTGCCGCGACGCTCAAAGTCGTGCCGAAGTCCTGA
- a CDS encoding multiheme c-type cytochrome, whose product MLAFDLRRFRRDERRESYPPVQSSGKRTIRALVPFSPRSGLLTAAILSIAVVAVPRARADTEARFFGDTSCGKSACHGGAVPSNPPHTGCRDVPSSWKWAWTQWRNKRVDHHSRSYETLLRPESQAIGRYMQINPTQSEKCLVCHAPAATAMPGGNYQRKDGVTCEHCHGGSEFWKEAHSQSDWKQKKPEFLAKGFYDNANFRLRAEKCAQCHVEIDHEILAGGHPPLQFEMVAYAQLMKHWNDSEDRPSSPDCADPTLWSIGQLVGLRHAASMIAERAGDSDYQSLGKSPHFRDRNCYNCHHKLVEDGLRQARGHFAMSEIVLSVLLPGEKASLSSAWEQLVAAAGSDAASAERRAGELSAAAAEYSRRLASRSVTRSEAQMLLSRITSGASTLKQVRRFSHSSSPSSNVESVDEVNLPWWYTAGTPEQTVLSIQALCTPAFDLMGGTRCSGGKGIDPDLGKLIDATDRFRYDPAEFSRLLSEIHRKLFAGE is encoded by the coding sequence ATGCTTGCCTTCGATCTTCGCCGGTTCCGTCGTGACGAGCGGCGAGAATCATATCCGCCGGTACAGAGCTCAGGCAAACGAACGATCCGGGCACTCGTTCCATTCTCTCCCCGCAGCGGCCTGCTGACGGCGGCCATTCTCTCGATCGCGGTCGTCGCGGTGCCGCGCGCTCGCGCGGACACCGAGGCCAGATTCTTCGGAGACACGTCGTGCGGAAAATCGGCGTGCCACGGCGGGGCGGTTCCTTCCAATCCTCCGCACACCGGTTGTCGCGACGTGCCGAGCTCGTGGAAGTGGGCCTGGACCCAGTGGCGCAACAAGCGCGTCGACCACCACAGCCGATCGTACGAGACGCTGCTGCGGCCCGAGTCGCAGGCGATCGGCCGCTACATGCAGATCAACCCGACGCAGAGCGAGAAGTGCCTCGTCTGTCATGCTCCGGCGGCCACGGCGATGCCCGGCGGAAACTACCAGCGCAAGGACGGCGTCACGTGCGAGCACTGCCACGGCGGCTCGGAATTCTGGAAAGAGGCACACAGCCAGAGCGACTGGAAGCAGAAGAAGCCCGAGTTCCTCGCGAAGGGCTTCTACGACAACGCCAATTTCCGCCTGCGCGCCGAGAAATGCGCGCAATGCCACGTCGAGATCGATCATGAGATCCTCGCCGGCGGCCATCCGCCGCTGCAGTTCGAGATGGTCGCCTACGCGCAGCTGATGAAGCACTGGAACGATTCGGAAGATCGTCCGTCGAGTCCCGACTGCGCAGATCCGACGCTGTGGAGCATCGGCCAGCTGGTCGGGCTTCGCCATGCAGCATCCATGATTGCCGAGCGTGCGGGCGACTCGGACTACCAGTCGCTCGGCAAGAGCCCGCACTTCCGTGACCGCAACTGCTACAACTGTCATCACAAGCTGGTCGAAGACGGACTGCGGCAGGCGCGCGGCCACTTTGCGATGTCGGAGATCGTGCTTTCGGTGCTTCTGCCCGGCGAGAAGGCCAGTCTCTCGTCCGCGTGGGAACAGCTCGTCGCTGCTGCCGGCAGCGACGCGGCGTCGGCCGAGCGGCGTGCCGGCGAGCTCAGCGCGGCGGCCGCGGAATACTCGCGCCGCCTGGCTTCGAGGTCGGTCACGCGATCGGAGGCGCAGATGCTCCTCAGCCGGATCACGTCAGGCGCATCCACTCTCAAGCAGGTGCGGCGCTTCAGCCACTCTTCCTCGCCGAGCTCGAACGTCGAGAGCGTCGACGAAGTGAACCTTCCATGGTGGTACACCGCCGGCACACCGGAGCAGACCGTGCTGTCGATTCAGGCGCTGTGTACTCCGGCTTTCGATCTGATGGGGGGAACGCGCTGCAGCGGCGGCAAGGGTATCGATCCCGACCTCGGAAAGCTCATCGATGCGACCGATCGCTTCCGCTACGACCCGGCCGAATTCTCCCGGCTCCTGTCCGAGATCCACCGCAAGCTCTTTGCCGGAGAATGA
- a CDS encoding heme-binding protein, translating into MTFSTPGTFLRALLFAGVAVFGANLVACGGGGGGESSEDAPDFPARDEASSALVLQGDQVRAIMQSAARAQSRPVAVAVVDRRGVIQGVATNFGRDEAYYADQCVTACPLADIPLDSSSDCAVINRAVQLARTAAFFSANETPLTSRSVRFLSGEHFPPDIRNTGAAALFGIENTNRGCSFDALPGLGPVRPDLPNGDGTDVDRRRSDAALVPRATGLATLFDADLSCTSSVVEDDKCGCTTGIATLPGAVPIYREGVMVGGVGVAVRGIAVDPDPVAAFDAPQQILRRDDRDDAFAAGEFAARAFAGDNAGIPTVKPKGLTDLCTPTPGVDMPACCATSCRFGILPPLPRSIEPVIFVDGIEIPEVEHDPHVSGIGTGAPLTEPFIVDPLDPADPPVADVAASGWLVTPRGASAGGGPLSSDDVESIINAGLAEAQRVRAAIRLPLQQRTAMVLAISDLNGELLGVFRMPDATVFSIDVAVAKARNVTYFSSEAILPLDRRDCPDPSVAGCDDEFFFPAGTAITNRTISFASQPFFPPGIDGSDPGPFRRIFVNDSANPCTNAGEPANGRQNGIVFFPGSAPLYVDGVLAGGFGVSGDGVEQDDLVTAAGTQAAPGFEAPEDIRADQIQVRGDIRLPYLKFNRNPGD; encoded by the coding sequence ATGACATTCTCAACGCCCGGCACCTTCCTGCGCGCGCTCCTGTTTGCGGGCGTCGCTGTCTTCGGCGCGAACCTCGTCGCCTGCGGCGGCGGCGGAGGAGGCGAGAGCAGCGAGGATGCGCCCGATTTTCCCGCGCGCGACGAAGCCAGCAGTGCATTGGTCCTGCAGGGCGACCAGGTGCGCGCGATCATGCAGAGCGCCGCTCGCGCGCAGTCGCGCCCGGTCGCGGTTGCGGTCGTCGATCGTCGCGGCGTCATCCAGGGCGTCGCGACCAACTTCGGCAGGGACGAGGCGTACTATGCGGACCAATGCGTCACCGCCTGCCCGCTTGCCGACATTCCTCTCGACTCCTCTTCCGACTGCGCAGTGATCAACCGCGCGGTCCAGCTTGCGCGCACCGCAGCATTCTTCAGTGCGAACGAAACGCCTCTCACGTCGCGTTCGGTGCGCTTCCTGAGCGGCGAGCATTTTCCGCCCGATATCCGCAACACGGGCGCGGCCGCGTTGTTCGGCATCGAGAACACCAACCGCGGCTGCAGCTTCGATGCGCTTCCGGGTCTCGGACCGGTTCGTCCGGATCTGCCGAACGGCGACGGCACAGATGTCGACCGGCGCCGATCGGACGCAGCGCTGGTTCCGCGCGCGACGGGTCTCGCGACACTGTTCGACGCGGACCTCTCCTGCACGAGCAGCGTCGTCGAAGACGACAAGTGCGGCTGCACGACCGGCATCGCGACGCTGCCCGGCGCAGTGCCGATTTATCGCGAAGGCGTGATGGTCGGCGGCGTCGGAGTGGCTGTTCGCGGGATTGCAGTCGACCCGGATCCGGTCGCCGCATTCGATGCGCCGCAGCAGATTCTCCGCCGTGACGACCGCGACGACGCGTTCGCTGCCGGCGAGTTCGCGGCTCGCGCATTTGCGGGCGACAACGCCGGGATCCCGACGGTCAAGCCCAAAGGCCTGACCGATCTGTGCACTCCGACGCCGGGCGTCGATATGCCCGCATGCTGCGCGACATCGTGCCGCTTTGGAATTCTTCCGCCGCTGCCGCGGTCGATCGAGCCGGTGATCTTCGTCGACGGCATCGAGATTCCCGAAGTCGAGCACGACCCTCACGTCAGCGGCATCGGGACCGGCGCGCCGCTTACCGAACCGTTCATTGTCGATCCGCTGGATCCGGCCGATCCGCCGGTTGCCGATGTGGCTGCTTCCGGCTGGCTCGTCACCCCGCGCGGCGCGAGCGCCGGCGGCGGACCGCTCTCGTCGGACGATGTCGAATCGATCATCAATGCAGGCCTTGCCGAAGCGCAGCGCGTGCGCGCCGCGATCCGGCTCCCGCTCCAGCAGCGAACCGCGATGGTGCTTGCGATCAGCGACCTCAATGGCGAGTTGCTCGGTGTGTTCCGCATGCCGGATGCGACGGTGTTTTCGATCGACGTCGCCGTCGCCAAGGCGCGCAACGTGACGTACTTCAGCAGCGAAGCGATCCTTCCGCTCGATCGCCGCGACTGTCCCGACCCGTCGGTAGCCGGCTGCGACGACGAGTTCTTCTTTCCGGCCGGCACGGCGATCACGAACCGCACCATCAGCTTCGCGTCGCAGCCGTTCTTTCCGCCGGGAATCGACGGAAGCGATCCGGGCCCGTTCCGCCGGATCTTCGTCAACGATTCGGCAAACCCCTGCACGAACGCGGGCGAGCCGGCCAACGGCCGCCAGAACGGAATCGTGTTCTTTCCCGGCAGTGCGCCGCTCTACGTGGACGGCGTGCTGGCAGGTGGTTTCGGTGTCAGCGGTGACGGCGTCGAGCAGGACGATCTCGTGACCGCCGCCGGTACGCAGGCTGCACCCGGGTTCGAAGCACCCGAAGACATCCGCGCCGACCAGATCCAGGTGCGCGGCGACATCCGTCTGCCGTATCTCAAGTTCAACCGAAATCCCGGCGACTGA
- a CDS encoding FHA domain-containing protein, which produces MTDEPEKDSPDDGTVILTDAPPKLRPGEAQRPAPAAPVPAQESPTAPVATHADEDEDGDVTQVLPRGKPPHESTVQIEAPPPTLPSRSDATTAVPEGPPAALSTSRPAASPPAAKPPASPTTSSTPAAAPSPPAKAPEAREPARAATPGSEPARVTEPAKPSPPAAAPPKPAASAAAQPPAGGTKAAPPKPAATGRIATADDTDRTRVVSLRSTDASTVRWEDRSERPWISLEHVLPPDFAGVERLDKEVAIVGRSLECDVRLYSASASRQHARIEQREDGWYLAPIEGRRVMVDGQIVEDEIELQTGMRLSFGDDELLVVDQEDPQPREDSRKTRWQVVVPVVLAGAASLLVLLWLLGML; this is translated from the coding sequence ATGACCGACGAACCGGAAAAGGATTCTCCCGACGACGGCACCGTCATCCTCACGGATGCGCCGCCGAAGCTGCGTCCGGGAGAAGCGCAGCGTCCTGCGCCCGCCGCGCCGGTTCCTGCGCAGGAATCACCGACGGCTCCGGTGGCGACTCACGCGGATGAAGACGAGGACGGCGACGTCACGCAGGTGCTTCCGCGCGGCAAGCCGCCTCACGAATCCACGGTGCAGATCGAAGCTCCGCCGCCGACTCTGCCGTCGCGCTCCGACGCAACGACTGCCGTTCCCGAAGGTCCTCCAGCGGCGCTTTCGACATCGAGACCTGCAGCATCGCCGCCCGCTGCGAAACCGCCCGCATCGCCCACAACGTCATCCACACCGGCGGCTGCACCATCACCGCCTGCCAAAGCTCCCGAAGCCCGCGAGCCGGCCAGAGCGGCAACGCCCGGCTCCGAACCAGCGCGGGTTACCGAACCTGCGAAGCCTTCGCCTCCGGCCGCAGCACCGCCAAAGCCCGCTGCTTCTGCTGCTGCACAGCCGCCGGCTGGCGGCACAAAGGCCGCTCCGCCAAAGCCAGCCGCAACCGGACGCATCGCGACTGCCGACGACACCGATCGTACGCGCGTGGTTTCGCTTCGTTCGACCGATGCGTCGACGGTTCGGTGGGAGGACAGGTCCGAACGACCGTGGATCAGCCTCGAGCACGTCCTGCCGCCGGACTTCGCGGGCGTGGAGCGGCTCGACAAGGAAGTCGCGATCGTCGGTCGCTCGCTCGAATGCGACGTGCGTCTGTATTCGGCCAGCGCTTCGCGCCAGCACGCCCGCATCGAGCAGCGCGAGGACGGCTGGTATCTCGCTCCGATCGAAGGCCGGAGGGTAATGGTCGATGGCCAAATCGTGGAAGACGAGATCGAGCTTCAGACCGGCATGCGTCTCAGCTTCGGCGACGATGAGCTTCTGGTCGTCGATCAGGAAGACCCGCAGCCGCGCGAAGATTCGCGAAAGACGCGCTGGCAGGTCGTGGTACCGGTCGTGCTCGCAGGCGCGGCGAGTCTGCTCGTTCTCCTGTGGCTGCTCGGAATGCTCTGA
- a CDS encoding trehalose-6-phosphate synthase, giving the protein MRRAVRFGVVLLAGLAVLTLVGYLTSSTITERWSENDLQSRSRLAVTIARRTLVANWKGSREKLAENLRDIAREERVMGAAACAADGTVLATTEAWPPELECRTVVERMKAAAGGGGQLVDFMMKDKLESGRVLLSAVPLESGSTPFGVVVLMHDLERMHRRETTTVAVFLLTFFALAVGASFVTLLAVRTIAVDQPVPAPAGPEPEPEPESAFQPLARDVRSLVSRLDRERRRESKLGPWDAERLRAALREHLQGERVVVLANREPYIHQRSNGDVQVLHPASGLVTALEPVMRACSGVWVAHGGGSADRETVDADAHIRVPPGEESYTVRRVWLSEEEENGYYYGFSNEGLWPLCHVADARPIFRSENWEHYVSVNRKFADAVCEEVDSDDPIVLVQDYHFALAPRMIRERLPRATILTFWHIPWPSAERIAICPWSEELISGLLGSSIIGFHTRQHCNNFFDSVDAFMESRIDREMNAVVQGARRTLVRAYPISIEWPVRWLKHVPAVADCRREVREELGLAEDALIGVGADRLDYTKGIEERLHAVDTLLEHYPEFRGRFVFVQIAAPSRTKIARYQELNDRIEQLAREINERWASGSYRPIVLRRFHHEPQAVFRYFRAADLCYVSSLHDGMNLTAKEFVAAREDGLGVLVLSQFTGAARDLAEALIVNPYDLRQAADALATALRMPVEEQRERMRSMRRMVSEFNVYRWAGRMLIDAAELRRRERITGRLSTATPSTGSSFGPPQRAVGI; this is encoded by the coding sequence ATGCGCCGCGCAGTTCGCTTTGGTGTGGTGCTTCTCGCCGGCCTCGCTGTGCTCACACTCGTCGGTTATCTGACGAGCAGCACCATCACCGAGCGCTGGTCCGAGAACGATCTCCAGTCCCGATCGCGCCTTGCCGTGACGATCGCCAGGCGAACTCTCGTTGCCAACTGGAAAGGGAGTCGCGAGAAGCTCGCCGAGAATCTGCGCGACATCGCGCGCGAGGAGCGCGTGATGGGGGCAGCGGCGTGCGCGGCCGACGGCACGGTGCTGGCCACCACGGAGGCCTGGCCGCCGGAGCTCGAGTGCCGGACGGTAGTCGAGCGCATGAAGGCCGCCGCCGGGGGCGGAGGTCAGCTCGTCGACTTCATGATGAAGGACAAGCTCGAATCGGGTCGAGTCCTGCTGAGCGCGGTGCCGCTCGAGTCCGGCAGCACGCCGTTCGGCGTCGTCGTGCTCATGCACGATCTCGAGCGCATGCATCGGCGCGAAACCACGACGGTCGCGGTCTTCCTGCTGACGTTCTTCGCGCTGGCCGTCGGCGCGTCGTTCGTCACGCTGCTGGCGGTGCGAACCATTGCCGTCGACCAGCCGGTCCCGGCGCCGGCCGGGCCGGAGCCGGAACCCGAGCCGGAGAGCGCATTCCAGCCGCTTGCGCGCGATGTGCGCTCGCTCGTGAGCCGCCTCGATCGCGAACGACGCCGCGAGTCGAAGCTCGGGCCGTGGGACGCCGAACGGCTGCGCGCAGCGCTGCGCGAGCACCTGCAGGGAGAGCGCGTGGTCGTGCTCGCCAACCGCGAGCCTTACATCCACCAGCGAAGCAACGGCGACGTCCAGGTACTTCATCCGGCAAGCGGGCTCGTGACGGCGCTCGAACCGGTCATGCGCGCATGCTCGGGCGTGTGGGTTGCCCATGGCGGAGGTTCGGCCGACCGCGAAACCGTCGATGCCGATGCGCACATCCGCGTTCCGCCCGGCGAAGAGTCCTACACGGTCCGCCGCGTGTGGCTGAGCGAGGAAGAAGAGAACGGGTACTACTACGGTTTTTCGAACGAAGGCCTGTGGCCGCTCTGTCACGTAGCCGACGCGCGCCCGATCTTCCGATCGGAGAACTGGGAGCACTACGTCAGCGTCAACCGCAAATTCGCCGATGCGGTCTGCGAGGAGGTCGACAGCGACGATCCGATCGTGCTGGTGCAGGACTACCACTTCGCGCTTGCGCCGCGGATGATCCGGGAACGGCTGCCGCGCGCGACGATCCTCACGTTCTGGCACATTCCTTGGCCGAGCGCGGAGCGCATCGCGATCTGCCCGTGGTCCGAGGAGCTGATCTCCGGACTGCTCGGCTCGAGCATCATCGGCTTTCATACGCGCCAGCACTGCAACAATTTCTTCGATTCGGTCGATGCGTTCATGGAAAGCCGCATCGATCGCGAGATGAACGCCGTCGTGCAGGGCGCGCGCCGCACGCTCGTGCGCGCGTATCCGATTTCCATCGAATGGCCGGTGCGCTGGCTCAAGCACGTGCCGGCGGTTGCCGACTGCCGTCGCGAGGTGCGCGAAGAGCTCGGCCTCGCCGAGGATGCCCTGATCGGCGTCGGTGCCGACCGGCTCGACTACACCAAGGGAATCGAGGAGCGGCTGCACGCGGTCGACACGCTGCTGGAGCATTATCCGGAGTTCCGAGGCCGCTTCGTGTTCGTGCAGATCGCCGCGCCGAGCCGCACCAAGATCGCGCGCTACCAGGAGCTCAACGACCGGATCGAGCAGCTCGCCCGCGAGATCAACGAGCGCTGGGCGAGCGGGAGCTACCGTCCGATCGTGCTGCGGCGTTTCCATCACGAGCCGCAGGCGGTGTTCCGTTATTTCCGGGCCGCCGATCTCTGCTACGTGAGCAGCCTTCACGATGGAATGAACCTGACGGCCAAGGAGTTCGTGGCCGCGCGCGAGGACGGCCTCGGCGTGCTCGTGCTCAGTCAGTTCACAGGCGCTGCGCGCGATCTCGCCGAAGCGCTCATTGTCAACCCCTATGATCTTCGCCAGGCCGCCGACGCCCTCGCGACGGCGCTTCGCATGCCGGTCGAAGAGCAGCGCGAGCGCATGCGCTCGATGCGACGTATGGTTTCCGAATTCAATGTTTATAGATGGGCAGGGCGCATGCTGATCGACGCGGCCGAGCTGCGGCGGCGCGAACGAATCACAGGACGCCTATCGACTGCGACTCCTTCTACAGGTTCGTCTTTCGGACCTCCGCAACGGGCAGTGGGAATATGA
- a CDS encoding glycoside hydrolase family 15 protein produces the protein MSLSDLALIGNCQLSALVSRSGSIVWSCMPRFDSPPVFASLLDELDGGAFTICPADQSAGIQRYLPNTNVVETTFHSSDGSFRILDFAPRFLQFDRSFRPTKLVRMVEPLSGTPRICVRCEPVLGWSRLRPRREFGSHHIDFHGYSEELRLTTNAPLSYLDGDAFALSSRTDFVLSWGSPVEEGLEALCDRFLLETVRYWQQWVKHCEIPPFYQEQVIRSALALKLHCFEDTGAIIASTTTSIPEAPGSGRTWDYRYCWLRDAFYTLGAFRLLGHFEEREQFLHFLLNIASASGDLDLAPLYRIDGKTDLDERLLDDWPGYLGEKPVRVGNQAATHRQYDVFGEMVLALTPIFLDARFREQATPAALDLMQRLARKAVRVAGQPDAGIWEYRAEWRPQTFSTLMCWAAADRMSRIAEVHRPADTAEFREAAAKIRDEILREALDPSRGCLVADYRGTEVDAALLQAVSLRFLDPSDERLVATVNAVQRDLLFDGWLRRYRTNDGFGVPTVAFTLCTFWLIEALGATGRVREARSMMERISDVHSPLGLLSEDVDPKTGMMWGNFPQAYSHVGMIHAAFAASPRWGEVA, from the coding sequence ATGTCCCTGAGTGATCTTGCCCTCATCGGGAACTGTCAGCTGTCTGCACTGGTGTCCCGTTCGGGGAGTATTGTCTGGTCGTGCATGCCGCGCTTCGACTCTCCTCCGGTGTTCGCATCCCTGCTCGACGAACTCGATGGAGGGGCGTTCACGATCTGTCCGGCCGACCAGAGCGCCGGCATCCAGCGATACCTGCCGAACACCAACGTCGTCGAGACGACGTTCCATTCGAGCGACGGAAGCTTTCGAATCCTCGATTTCGCGCCGCGTTTCCTGCAATTCGATCGCAGCTTCCGCCCGACCAAGCTGGTGCGCATGGTCGAGCCGCTTTCGGGCACGCCGCGCATCTGCGTGCGCTGTGAACCGGTCCTCGGATGGTCGCGGCTTCGTCCGCGCCGCGAATTTGGATCGCACCACATCGACTTCCACGGATATTCCGAGGAGCTGCGCCTGACCACCAACGCGCCGCTGTCGTACCTCGACGGTGACGCATTCGCGCTCAGCTCGCGTACCGATTTCGTCCTGTCCTGGGGATCACCAGTCGAGGAAGGGCTCGAGGCGCTGTGCGACCGCTTCCTGCTCGAGACCGTGCGTTACTGGCAACAGTGGGTAAAGCACTGCGAGATCCCGCCGTTCTACCAGGAGCAGGTGATCCGCTCGGCACTTGCGCTCAAGCTGCATTGCTTCGAGGACACCGGTGCGATCATCGCATCGACGACGACGTCGATTCCGGAAGCTCCGGGCAGCGGACGCACGTGGGACTACCGCTACTGCTGGCTGCGTGACGCGTTCTATACGCTCGGTGCATTCCGCCTGCTCGGCCACTTCGAGGAGCGCGAGCAGTTCCTTCACTTCCTTCTCAACATCGCTTCGGCATCGGGCGACCTCGACCTCGCGCCGCTCTATCGCATCGACGGCAAGACCGATCTCGACGAACGCCTGCTCGACGACTGGCCCGGCTATCTCGGCGAGAAACCGGTACGCGTCGGCAACCAGGCCGCCACGCATCGCCAGTACGACGTCTTCGGTGAGATGGTGCTCGCACTGACGCCGATCTTCCTCGACGCGCGTTTCCGCGAACAGGCCACACCGGCCGCTCTCGACCTCATGCAGAGGCTGGCGCGCAAAGCCGTGCGCGTGGCGGGTCAACCCGACGCCGGCATCTGGGAGTATCGCGCGGAGTGGCGACCGCAGACGTTCAGCACGCTGATGTGCTGGGCGGCCGCCGACCGCATGAGCCGCATTGCCGAAGTTCACCGTCCGGCCGACACCGCCGAGTTCCGCGAGGCCGCCGCGAAGATCCGCGACGAGATCCTGCGCGAGGCGCTCGATCCGTCGCGCGGATGCCTGGTGGCCGATTATCGCGGTACGGAAGTCGACGCGGCGCTGCTGCAGGCCGTCTCCCTGCGTTTCCTCGATCCCTCGGACGAGCGTCTTGTCGCGACCGTCAACGCCGTGCAGCGCGACCTTCTGTTCGACGGCTGGCTCAGGCGCTATCGCACCAACGACGGCTTCGGCGTTCCCACCGTCGCGTTCACGCTGTGCACGTTCTGGCTGATCGAGGCGCTCGGAGCGACCGGCCGCGTGCGCGAAGCGCGCTCGATGATGGAACGCATCTCCGACGTGCATTCGCCGCTCGGCCTGCTGTCGGAGGACGTCGATCCGAAGACGGGGATGATGTGGGGCAACTTCCCGCAGGCGTATTCGCACGTCGGGATGATTCACGCGGCCTTCGCCGCGTCGCCGCGCTGGGGCGAGGTAGCATGA